A genome region from Streptomyces sp. NBC_01296 includes the following:
- a CDS encoding maleylpyruvate isomerase N-terminal domain-containing protein: protein MRRHGHGSRPSTPLPTCPGWTLGDLTRHVGSEHRWFSELLRRRIQQPPTRFARSALSDFQLLGP, encoded by the coding sequence ATGCGTCGCCACGGTCACGGGAGCCGACCCTCCACCCCGCTGCCGACCTGCCCCGGCTGGACTCTCGGGGACCTCACGCGGCACGTCGGCAGCGAGCACCGGTGGTTCAGTGAACTGCTTCGCCGGCGCATCCAGCAGCCGCCGACCAGGTTCGCCCGCTCGGCCTTGAGCGATTTCCAACTTCTTGGTCCGTGA